The following proteins come from a genomic window of Hydractinia symbiolongicarpus strain clone_291-10 chromosome 2, HSymV2.1, whole genome shotgun sequence:
- the LOC130629425 gene encoding mucolipin-3-like has translation MSHSRQYSASEPLLGEGISYSSYARSKSISSISSIDNAINEEEQIKNKLKWYFKNPYQKYKDRGRKPVKLILQIIKIVLVTVQVTLFAVDEFSVVQFNTDNIETFRNLFLVDYTGQRYHELFTKKQIYEHIFFTWQQYYNFNHIMIGSYELQDQNKTYPPMVLCIDSNGKSRGALKRDKNFNGFSRSEDGYYIVDKSESAENACHKLKPPDGLANETLLQDFIRGNNLTSNFQWILSLTLKFSFTMNYTVVHRTNSPDCYKFDLKVIFDNSDLDGIMKVRLESDVDFHICRQNSGKLHIREYNSTKILWTVFDLFIIIICVFSFILCVRSFKRHFKLSQDVGKFFTEFRHERFTLSDRLNFLSFWLMLITLSDICSTCGSIIKLLVDWLERPELYTSCSLFFGMAALFSWIGILRYLGFMQGYNTLLVTLKTAFPTMIRFVFCVSFIYLGFTVCGWIMFGPYHEKFRNLFVTSECLFALINGDDMFTTFSEMDDSDSLIWYFSKIYLYTFISLFIFVVLSLFIGIMADTYERIKDYGHAPKSRMELFMEGKEYHAGGEQQHRHGTNMCSHRGGENFTGVERGDDDDPNALTA, from the exons ATGAGCCACAGCAGACAATACTCTGCCAGTGAGCCACTGCTCGGGGAAGGTATTTCTTATTCATCTTATGCTCGTTCAAAAAGCATTTCGAGTATTTCAAGCATTGACAATGCTATAAATGAGgaagaacaaattaaaaacaaactgaAATGGTATTTTAAAAACCCATATCAAAAGTATAAAGATCGTGGAAGGAAACCAGTGAAGTTGATATTGCAAATTATAAAGATTGTACTGGTCACTGTGCAG GTAACGCTATTTGCTGTAGACGAATTCTCTGTGGTGCAATTCAACACAGACAATATTGAAACGTTTCGAAACTTGTTTTTGGTAGATTATACTGGACAACGATATCATGAACTTTTCACCAAGAAGCAAATTTATGAACACATCTTTTTTACATGGCAACAG tattacAATTTTAACCACATTATGATTGGTTCATATGAGTTAcaagatcaaaacaaaacatACCCGCCAATGGTGTTATGTATTGATTCAAATGGAAAAAGCCGAGGTGCTTTGAAGAGAGACAAAAACTTCAATGGTTTTTCTAGGAGTGAGGATGGTTACTACATTGTTGATAAGAGTGAAAGTGCCGAAAATG CATGTCATAAGTTGAAACCACCAGACGGATTGGCAAATGAAACTCTTCTTCAAGATTTTATCAGGGGTAATAACTTGACATCAAACTTTCAATG GATTCTCAGTTTGACATTAAAGTTCTCATTTACAATGAATTACACTGTTGTTCATCGCACTAATTCTCCTGATTGttacaaatttgatttaaag gTTATATTTGATAATTCTGATTTGGATGGTATTATGAAGGTGCGGCTAGAAAGTGATGTAGACTTTCATATCTGTCGTCAAAATTCTGGAAAGCTTCACATAAGGG aataTAACTCGACCAAAATACTTTGGACCGTTTTTGATCTGTTTATCATAATAATATGCGTGTTCTCCTTTATACTTTGCGTGCGATCTTTTAAAAGACATTTTAAATTGTCCCAG gaTGTTGGAAAGTTTTTCACTGAATTTCGTCATGAGCGCTTTACTCTTTCGGATCGGTTaaactttttaagtttttggttAATGCTAATTACTTTGTCTGATATCTGTTCGACTTGTGGTTCAATCATAAAACTACTCGTGGATTGGCTG GAGCGACCAGAATTATACACCTCGTGCAGCCTGTTCTTTGGAATGGCTGCTTTGTTTTCTTGGATTGGTATCTTAAGATATCTTGGCTTCATGCAAGGTTATAAT ACTTTACTGGTGACGTTGAAGACAGCCTTTCCCACCATGATTCGATTTGTCTTTTGTGTTTCTTTCATTTATTTGGGATTCACCGTGTGTGGATGGATTATGTTTGGTCCTTACCACGAAAAG TTCCGCAATCTTTTCGTGACGTCAGAGTGTTTATTTGCACTCATTAACGGTGATGATATGTTCACAACATTCAGTGAGATGGATGATTCGGATAGTTTGATTTGGTACTTCAGTAAAATATACCTCTACACATTCATCTCGTTGTTTATATTCGTTGTGTTGAGTTTATTCATCGGTATAATGGCTGATACGTACGAACGCATTAAG GATTATGGTCACGCGCCAAAGTCGCGTATGGAATTGTTCATGGAAGGAAAAGAATATCACGCCGGTGGAGAGCAACAACATCGACATGGAACCAACATGTGTTCTCATCGTGGTGGGGAAAATTTCACTGGTGTGGAAAGGGGGGATGACGATGACCCAAATGC GCTTACCGCTTAG